The following DNA comes from Hordeum vulgare subsp. vulgare chromosome 3H, MorexV3_pseudomolecules_assembly, whole genome shotgun sequence.
actagggactgtgtgttgtctatgtatccacacatgtatttgagtttccaatcaatacaattctagcatggataataaactattatcatgaacaaataaatataataataactaatttattattgcctctagggcatatttccaacaatatgtgCCCGCAACTAGTATTTTCTCGGTGTCAAGGTAAATCTATCCAAAATTTACGAGTGGCGGGCCATAGTTAATGCCGCCACTAGTAAAGAAAATAGCAGTGGCATGCTCTATTTTGTGCCAGCCACTAGTATTTTTCATGTCATTTTTCCGTAATGTTAGAATTTTAGTATTTTATGTTGATCTTATGGGATAATTGTTTTCTACATTAAAGGTACATCATTTAAACTTTcatgtgagagtttgacccattttaatgttaattaacttttttaggacataaaatttatttCTAGATATTTAATGGAGATAAATCCACTTAAAGACTTAAATATAGCAAACACACATCACAGATTTGACCTAGTATATAAAGGCAAGCCTCGGGTGGGCCAACTACAAGCCATCGAGCCATTGGTAGCGAAACAACACCCTTGTACTCAAGATCTTGACATCTAAGCAAACACAAGGAGGAGTAGGCTTTTACCTTAGtagaggggtcgaacctgggtaaactcgcttcTCTTGTTCCAGATCAACCCCATCCAAGGTTTCTCCTAGCCGCCATGGCCTCGCAACTAAGTTCTCCTATGAGGACACTTGTCGTGACATCCCCATGATAGAGGGCCCAACGCGTCATGGCAGACGTGGTTAAGGCGGTGGCGCAGCAGGGGAAAGGGAACAACTTTGGCGCGCCTAAGCCCCCTTCCTTCCTGGGATCACTGACAATTGTCTGTTGTTTCCTCGTATACTGCTTCCATTTCTTATAAAAGAAGGGGCACAGTGTGCCGTTGAACAGCATGGGGAGAGACACACTGTTGTGTTTCCGTCGCGGCGAATGCGACACACTGTTGTGTCTCTGCCGCATGGGTAGAGAAGTAGGGGCTTAGAAGTTCAAGTAACGAGGTTCGTGCGGGGCAGGACCTGAGAACATTTCCTCGCGCAGGTGGGGCGTACCAGTAATGCTACACATACATAGGTTTACAGGAGTCTTACAGGTAGGTGGATTTTAATTGGATATTAAGGGGGGTGAGGACCCCACCCCCTTGAAAATCAAGGGGGGGAGGTTAGTTAGAAAGAAAAAATTCTAGTTAGCGTGTAACCCTTTGTAAGTGTTTGTATGTTTAGCATTTTTGGggcgtactgctgtgactctaccGCGGGGGACAAAAGCAAGGGGTTGTCAGTCTAGGGAAAGTGGTTAGTGCGGGATAGGACCCCATAACATTTCCATCGCGGATGGCGCGACATATTCCGGTGACCATGTTTGGACCTCGGTTGTCACAAGAGCGAAGAATGAACAAACCCCCATAATCCTTCCGCATTGGAGAGGTCTCATAAGAGTGATTTTAAGGATTCGGCGCACATGCGGTCGGCTGATTCCCTGCCACCCACGTGGGTGCTAGTGGCTAAGCTGGCCTTTGCATCGAGACCGGCACCACGGTTCAGGAGGGGACACTCGACAAAGCGGGCTCCCCCCCTCGCGGGCGTCACCCTCCTCTGGCGGCTCGGGGGGAAACTCTAAATCCATCGACGCCACCCTCCCCTTGCCGCCGCCTGAGGGGCTCATTGGCGAAGTCTGGTCGGCTTCAGGGATGATGGGGCAAAGTTTTCTTCTACCGGTGCGACGGCTTCCTGAGGCATGACCTCGTTTGTAAGGTGGCGGTCAGATCTCGGGTTGGTTTCAGCCAAGACCGACATGGTGGCGGGGATGCTAGTCGTCGGCGCGTGGATCGTCCATGAAGGCTTGGTGCTGCAACCTTGCTCGGGGGAAATAAGCGACAGAACAAGGTTGTGGTGGTGGCTGCTGCAGGTCGGCCAGATCCGAGCCCGTCCGGGCCGGAGGAGGACGCGCAGGTGGTGGCGCGTGCTGGTGGAGGTTGGAGGCGACGCTCATGTGTCGCGCCTCCGGTGGGTGAGTTGCGGCGGATGCGGACAGGGCCGGCCAGATCTAGGCCTTTCCTGGCTCGTGGCTTGTCGAGAGGTGGTACAGAATGCGGCGCGTGGTGCGGATGTCGATGCTTTGTCGTGCTCCGGCCTGGACGTGAGGAGGGGCATCTCGAGATCAGCTAGTGGGTGCGTCCAGGAGTTGTCCACGACGTAGGTATGCCATTTCTTTGGACGAAAGTCCTACTCTTGGCCGGTGATGACAACACCTttgggtgttgttgttgtttccttgTTGAAGGCCTCATCAAGGAGACTTTGCACCTCTCTCATCTTCGAGTTCGGTCTCCGGGTGAAAATATAGACCTGCATTGTTGGATCGGCGATGACGGCGTCTTTCACGTCGTTTCTTTGTTGAAAGCATCTCTATGGAGATTTGACCTCTTAGATGGGAGCACATGCTCTGTGGTAAAGTGCCCAGTTTGGAGTTGGCGGTGGCAGGGTGGCGATAGGGTCCGTGGCGGCGCGTCCATTGGGGGCTGACTGTTGGCAGACAGTGTATGGTCATTGGAGCACTCTTGGCATGCAATCAACGCCAAACAATTCATGTTGGTTGTCCTCTTGATACCAGAGCAGCACATGTCTGCTCCTCTACTGATATGTCTTCTCTTCGGTGTCGACGAAGTTGTTGAACATGCTTGTGGCTGCCTTGATCGATGCGACAGCTTGGTGCATTTGTGTGATGTTACAGCGAAGTCGAAGTGGTCTGGCCGTGAGCGCGGTTGGTGATGTACGATGACACTGCTTGTATTGCTTATGTTCCTGTTGTTTATTTGGTTTCTTGGCGCTTTTGTATGCTATGTAGTGCTTTAGAGCATCTCTAAtagagccctcaaacccttaaaaataaccgttttttacagttttcatcggaaaaacggcgtagactagaacacttaaacccgtaaaaaaaattagaggtccaaccctcaaaccccttcccagcctctagaagtgagggttgggagggaaAACTGCCCCCAACCGGCACTCCACTTCCCACCTCGCGCGGGAGGCAGTTGGTTCCCCCGCGCGCGAGGGAGTCGCCTCGGCCGCCGCCACCCCGCCTACCCCtgtgctccggccgccgccccgcgctcCCTCCGCTCCCCGGTCGTCGcctcgccgcccctccgcgccccgacCGCCGCCTTCCTTGCCCTGCCGCCCTCCGCATCTCGGCCGCCGcccccgcgccccggccgccgccccgccacccctccGCGCACCGGCCgctgccccgccgcccctccgcgccccgccgCCCTCCGCATCTCGGCCGCCGCCCACCGCGCCCAGCCGCCGCCCCGTCGGCCCACCGCGCCCCGGCCGcgtccccgccccgccccggacGCCGCCCGCCCGCGCCCCGCCTCGGCCGGCCGTCCCCACCCTGCCCCGGTGAGGTTTTTTTTTACATTTTAAGTTTTTAATTTTTGCTTCATTCGCACTAATTGTAGCCACTTGGTATGTAGATGGACTCGTTGTCAGATTCGTCGGATTGGTCGTCATCTGACGATTCGGACAttgacgagttgttgcaagacgacGACGTCGAGATGATGAGCTTCCTCGTCGACGTGCAAGGTTTGCCATAGTTCGGGATCCATCTCGGTTTTGGGACAAAAAAACCTTGatgaacatcatgaaatgttgtgtgattctacacaacatgatcctagaggatgagagagggttaaaTCTCCCTTGTTTCTATGACAATGTTGGTACCCGTGTGCAACCGTAAAGAAACCCTTCTCGCATACAAGCTTTTCTTGAAGCACATCGTGAGATTGAGGATGGAACCGCTCATGGTCGGTTccgggatgatctagtagagcaccacTGGCATTTGGATGGGCGGCGCATTGGCGcatgatgtatctttgttttacttatctatgtcctatttgattcgaacaattgttgtagtttgctcaaacattgttgtaatgatttgaatgattattgttttattcggtgttgtaataataactagaatgattattgttttatgtcaaatgtgattgaatttgtgatatgtcatatgatgaaatgtgatgaaatgtgtgatatatgaaatgacagttttaagggttggggttggggcaaagactagaaccctcaaacccaacccttataaagactagaaccctcaaacccaacccttatccaacccttataacggaatattcgattataagggttgggtttgagggttctagtctttgcccctgtttttcaacccttaaaagtatcAAAAATGGTCAATTCTCaatccttaaaactggttttagatttaagggtttgagggttctactagagatgctcttagaccTAGTTTAGCTAGGTGTGGTGTGTCCTTTGTACAGGTTTTCGTCCAATTTTTCTTTAACAAACCAAGCAGTTTTAGCCATTGGCTTCTTCTTCTACAATGGAATATTATAAGCTCTCGTGCTAACTTTCAGAAACACACAAAGCGGGCTGCTTCACCAGGGGCCACACGTTGACCGCCCCGGAGCAGCCTGAGTGGTCCTTTGGGGAGGACCGGATGTGAGTGTCATGCGCTTGCGCCTCCCCCGCTTGCTCGAGAGCCGAGGGTGATGCATGCGAGTTTATTTCAAGTAACTCCTGCATTACTCATCCCAAACGGCCAACACGGGGTGCAGTATCTCCCAAACTATGTAGCGAAGGTCGTCATGTCCCGTTCTTCTCGTCGCTGCTCAGAAAACACACGCACACTTGCACCTTGCCATTAGGCTTTAGTACGATCATGGGGCCGATAGCACCACCGTGGCTCGAAGAAaaacccacccccccccccccccggtgcagGCCAGACCGCTATCTCTAAAGGATTCTCGACCGCCGCATGGGGATCCATGCGGTTTTTCGGAAAGAGGCCCATAGCCGacaccgccatggccgccgctttTCACATTGAAAATACAGTCCTGGCGCAAGGCGCCATCCCCACCCCGCGAGAATGCCAGGGTGGAAATGGCGTCGCCGGTTGCTTGCCCATCAGAGCAGCATGGTCTCGGTGGCACGCTGTGAAGTCTGTGCCCCGATCGTTTTTTGGGTCATGAGATGTTTGAGACATCCACGACGCCGTCACCATGACCGTGACACAGAGTGAAGAAATCCAACGTCAAAGTTACTGCGGACCAAGGGGGACGGATACGCCTGAGTCCCTTACCTGGCGCGTCAAATGCCGATGTGTAAGAACCCGACATTGGGTTGTCTGCTAAAACCCTTTGAGAGTTCGTCGAGTGACTGAACGCGTCTAGCGTCCTAAGTCATGGACGATCGgaaagaggagaaagaggagtaGAACACGTGGGAGAACCCAGGTTCAGACCATCGTGTTGGGGTAATACTCTACTCCTATTCTGTTTTATTATTTCACTGGTAGTTGGCTACAATGCGTGTCTTTTGTTCTGGATGAACCTCACGTCTTGCGAGGCCACGACCTCCCCTATTTGTACATCTTCTTGAGGGCCCTTGTGTGGATCATCATTGGTTGAATATAACATATAATAGACTAGCTTAGCTCGTACCGGGGCGACATGGTCTCTTGTGGCATACGCAGCCATGATGGCTCCCGGAACAGCGTATTGTACCACATATATTCAGTTGCTTCCTTCCTCGTACATAGTGGGTATCGTCAAGGTACACCCCTCTAGCTGCGTGCAGAGCAGGCGAATCTTCGGGAGCCATTGTTGATGACCATCTCAATAGAGCCCATGCGCCTTGGGTAACCTCGAGGCATTCTCCACGGCTGGTGGCGCAGACAGTACTTGAAAGGAAATAAGAGGTGTTCCATAAGATGGGGTGTTCCATAAGAAACCTTCCCGAAGATGACATGTTCCATAAGAAACCTTTCTCATGCTTCTGGAAGGCGTATGAGCAGTTTTAGCATGCTTCCTCTTACCTCCTGTTTTCACGTAAAAATTAACAGTATATAATAGATTTGAACCATGAATTTCGTTAATTAATGGTCTGATTATTATCTCGCAGGTAAAAAAAAGGAATAAGAGGGAGTATGTTAAATTTTTCCTATTACAAGACCTCAAATCTTTTAGTCAATTTCGGTTCCTTTTAGCTATACACTCTTTTTTGGGTTGGGCAAACAGGTAAGCAGTGTAAGACAAACCTCAAATTAATGTTTTAAATAGCAGGCTATGCCAAATAGCGACGGCCTTCCAAATCAGCTATAGCGAGGCTATAGCCCGCTATTTCGCAAGTTTAACGGGCTATGCCACATAGCGGCATCTGTTCAAACAGTTATAGCCCCGCTATAGCTGGACTATAGCGGGCTATTTAAAACTTTGAAGACAGCTGATAGAAAGGGTAATAAAAAGGTAAACGGTTCATGAAAATATTATATTAAACTTATATATGATGTCTTTCGATCACAAGACGATCAAATTATGCATCACATAGCAGTACAATTCCTCGTCAGAAAATGGTGAAGAAAAAAAGGTTCTATTGCTTATGGCAAATTCACATCGGGCCATCCGGCATCCAGTACTGGACAATAACGGGTACGCACTCCCATGGCATTGCATTCACATCGATCGGACGATATCTTGATATATGTACGTTTGTATATGTCGGAGTTAACCGGTGGGGAAGATTTACTGCTCCCATGTTTCGAACTTGCCGGAGACGAAGTCGTAGTGGCCGCCGACGAGCTTGAGGGTTCCGTTGGTCACACCCTCCTTGACGAACGGGTAGGTCAAGAGGTTCTGGAGGGACACGTTGACGGCCTCCTGTGGGAAAGATTCAGAAATATCTCTTTGTCAGCGTACCAATCGTCAGTTAGACAATCCACATGCAGAACTGTGGAGCATACTACTATAGTAGGAGCAGTTGCTAATACTATACGAGCAAAGTATGAAATGGCAGATGGCCGACGGTGCGAACCTTCTCCAGGACGGTGCACTGGTCATCGAAAGGCATGGAGGCGCACTCAGTCTGCACCTTCTTCTTGGCCGGGAACCCGATCCTGACCCAGTCCTCAACGAAGTGGCTGACCAATCAAATAAGACGATCACAAACTGATCAGAGAGACGGTAGCGTAGTGGGAATACGATTTGAGCCGTTTTACTCTACTTACAAGGAGTCGTCTGCGCCATCCTTGAGCGAGAGCAGAGCCTTGATTCCACCGCAGCGGCTGTGGCCAATCACCACGATGACCTCAACCTGCAGCCATGTGTGGTACCAAATCAGGGCATGCTCTAAAAAACAGCCAGTGCCCATGTTCAGTTGTTCTTCTTACTAGAGCAGTAGTAATTGGAAGGAACTTTGTGACGATGAGATGACAGCAAAGCCCACTAGTGCAATAATGCACTCCTATTTTAGAGTGACAGCActagagaaagaaagaaagaaagagagagggTGAGGGAGTTGACCTTGAGCGCGCAGACGGCGTATTCGATGGCCGATCCAACACCGGCGTACTTGTTCTGTATAGTTGACAAGAGCgcgggaaaagaaaaaaaaacgtcAATAATGCGGCTCGGCGATGAAAAAGGGAGCGAGGAAGAGGGAAACGGGACGGGACCTTGCAGTAGGCCGGGACCATGTTGGCGATGTTGCGGATGGTGAAGGCCTCACCGGGCTCAAGGCCCAGGGTGACCGACGGGCACACACGCGAGTCGGCGCACGCGAACACCATGTACTGCATGCACACCCAATCACACCAATTCAGTCAGTCAATCAATCATCAACCAAGAAAGAAAAGATGCTCCACTACGTACACTAAGCAAGCACTCGTGTAGCCGTAATCCACCTTTTTAGTTTAGAGCATTTCACAGTGGTTAGTGATAAGCAGATGCGTTGTTCAGCGCATAAACAAATAAGCAGCTGTGCTGATAACCGCGATAGGCGGTGTAGGCGTTTCCTTCTGACACACACAGCTTTGCAGCTAAAGGCTGCCACTTTTGACCTGTCTCCACTGCACTTTTTAtccaaggagagagagagagagagagaacatagTAGTAGCATGCAGATgcagtgcagaggggctagggaaAGAGATTACTATGTGTTGGCCGGAAGGAACCGGAGACGTACGGTACAGGGGACAGAAAGGCGAGCAAAGCAAGTAGGAGTAGCGCGAAGGTTCCGTGGCACGGGACCATGGATAGCCTACTGGCACAGGCTTCTcctccaaaccaaaaccaaattaCCGAAATAAGCACTTGATTATGACGCGTGACAGTAGACCCGACGACAGGCTCGATTACGGGCCATGCATTTTTTGCGAGTTATCAAGACAGGACCACCGGCGGTTTCTGCAACAAATGAAGACAGGCCCACACACGCTGCGCAACTTTCTCCTCCGATGGCGACACGCCGGAAGTACGTACTGTAAAGATCTTTTCTTCCTTGCAGTAGCAGCACCAGCACTACCGTCCCATGGGCTGTGGCATGGATGGATGGTCAGCTGCAGGATTACTGTCTCCCTGTAAAGTAGCCTCGGGCCTAAACCGATCTCTCAAGTATACCAGCCAGATTAAGGTAAGCATATGCCAATCTCAAAAAGAGTACCGCCAAACATATGTATACGCAAGACTCTGTCCAAACACATTAATTTGTGATGGGTGCTCCACCCGTTGATAGCTCCTGGTATCGGTAGGGCCTGCCTAATCATGTACTCGTAGCTACGCAGACCGGCAGCGCCATGGCCATAAGATGCTGGCTACAGCTAGCTATGCCCTGTTCAGGTAGAGGTATTTCTTCTCTGCTTTCAATAATATCCCAAGGAACAAGGCTTGCTGTTCACGGTTCTTTGTGTGTGTGGGGTCTGACGCGGCCGGTGCCATGCCAAGATGATGAAGCTTCCATATAAATGGGCATCATCAAAAGATGTACTACTACATGTTCAACTCCGATAGTGCGGGCTGACGGCTATTTTCATTtccaaagagaagaaaaaaaaagaggatgaTAGCAAGCAGACGGCTGGGATCGAAATTCAACAGGGCCAAAAGAACCTCAACGACCTCTAATACTACTACCATTGCATTAGCAAGCACGCCAATCGATAATCTCAGCTGAGAGATGGGGAAAAAAATGATACTTAGTCGTACTTGTACTTGCAAGATTCCGGACGTCAAGTTATCCTAGGTGCTGCTGCCCCTCCTACACGAGAATAAAAGGGCAAAAAAAGAACCATATTCtaataccacaagaccacaaagcgaGTGATAGGGACGGTGACATCTCAATAAGC
Coding sequences within:
- the LOC123443950 gene encoding carbonic anhydrase, chloroplastic isoform X2, whose translation is MSTAAANWCYATVAPRARSSTIAASLGTPAPSSSASFRPKLIRTTPVQAAPVAPALMDAAVERLKTGFEKFKTEVYDKKPDFFEPLKAGQAPKYMVFACADSRVCPSVTLGLEPGEAFTIRNIANMVPAYCKNKYAGVGSAIEYAVCALKVEVIVVIGHSRCGGIKALLSLKDGADDSFHFVEDWVRIGFPAKKKVQTECASMPFDDQCTVLEKEAVNVSLQNLLTYPFVKEGVTNGTLKLVGGHYDFVSGKFETWEQ
- the LOC123443950 gene encoding carbonic anhydrase, chloroplastic isoform X1 — its product is MSGCLCLPCCYKKSPAPAPAGENNKPAAAAAAAAAAIDSSSSSLIQKPTYHPPPPPPSNKMDAAVERLKTGFEKFKTEVYDKKPDFFEPLKAGQAPKYMVFACADSRVCPSVTLGLEPGEAFTIRNIANMVPAYCKNKYAGVGSAIEYAVCALKVEVIVVIGHSRCGGIKALLSLKDGADDSFHFVEDWVRIGFPAKKKVQTECASMPFDDQCTVLEKEAVNVSLQNLLTYPFVKEGVTNGTLKLVGGHYDFVSGKFETWEQ